Proteins co-encoded in one Callospermophilus lateralis isolate mCalLat2 chromosome 2, mCalLat2.hap1, whole genome shotgun sequence genomic window:
- the Ssrp1 gene encoding FACT complex subunit SSRP1, producing the protein MAETLEFNDIYQEVKGSMNDGRLRLSRQGIIFKNSKTGKVDNIQAGELTEGIWRRVALGHGLKLLTKNGHVYKYDGFRESEFEKLSDFFKTHYRLELMEKDLCVKGWNWGTVKFGGQLLSFDIGDQPVFEIPLSNVSQCTTGKNEVTLEFHQNDDAEVSLMEVRFYVPPTQEDGVDPVEAFAQNVLSKADVIQATGDAICIFRELQCLTPRGRYDIRIYPTFLHLHGKTFDYKIPYTTVLRLFLLPHKDQRQMFFVISLDPPIKQGQTRYHFLILLFSKDEDISLTLNMNEEEVEKRFEGRLTKNMSGSLYEMVSRVMKALVNRKITVPGNFQGHSGAQCITCSYKASSGLLYPLERGFIYVHKPPVHIRFDEISFVNFARGTTTTRSFDFEIETKQGTQYTFSSIEREEYGKLFDFVNAKKLNIKNRGLKEGMNPSYDDYADSDEDQHDAYLERMKEEGKIREENANDSSDDSGEETDESFNPGEEEEDVAEEFDSNASASSSSNEGDSDRDEKKRKQLKRAKLAKDRKSRKKPMEMKKGKDPNAPKRPMSAYMLWLNASREKIKSDHPGISITDLSKKAGEIWKGMSKEKKEEWDRKAEDARREYEKAMKEYEGGRGESSKRDKSKKKKKVKVKMEKKSTPSRGSSSKSASRQLSESFKSKEFVSSDESSSGENKSKKKRRRSEDSEEEELASTPPSSEDSASGSDE; encoded by the exons ATGGCAGAGACCCTGGAGTTCAACGACATCTACCAGGAGGTGAAAGGCTCCATG AATGATGGTCGGCTAAGGCTGAGCCGCCAGGGTATCATCTTCAAGAACAGCAAGACTGGCAAAGTGGACAACATCCAGGCTGGGGAATTGACAGAGGGTATCTGGCGCCGTGTAGCTCTGGGACATGGACTGAAACTCCTCACAAAGAATGGCCACGTGTACAAGTATGATGGCTTCCGAGAATCG gagtttgagaaactttctgattTCTTCAAAACTCACTATCGCCTTGAACTAATGGAGAAGGATCTGTGTGTGAAGGGCTGGAATTGGGGGACAGTGAAGTTTGGTG GGCAGCTACTTTCCTTTGACATTGGTGACCAGCCGGTCTTTGAGATACCCCTCAGCAATGTGTCCCAGTGTACTACAGGCAAGAATGAGGTGACACTGGAATTCCACCAGAATGATGATGCAGAGGTCTCTCTCATGGAGGTGCGCTTCTATGTCCCTCCCACTCAGGAAGATGGTGTGGACCCTGTTGAG GCCTttgcccagaatgtgctctcaaaGGCAGATGTAATTCAGGCTACTGGAGATGCCATCTGCATTTTCCGGGAGCTACAGTGTCTGACTCCCCGTGGTCGTTATGACATCCGGATCTACCCTACCTTTCTGCACCTGCATGGCAAGACCTTTGACTACAAAATCCCCTATACCACTGTACTTCGCCTCTTTTTGTTGCCCCACAAGGACCAACGCCAGATGTTTTTTGTG ATCAGCCTGGATCCCCCCATCAAGCAGGGCCAAACCCGTTACCACTTCCTGATCCTCCTCTTCTCTAAGGATGAGGACATTTCCTTGACGCTCAATATGAATGA GGAAGAGGTAGAGAAGCGCTTTGAGGGGCGGCTCACCAAGAACATGTCAGGATCACTCTACGAGATGGTCAGCCGGGTCATGAAAGCACTGGTGAACCGCAAGATCACAGTACCAGGCAACTTCCAAGG GCACTCGGGGGCCCAGTGCATCACCTGCTCATATAAGGCGAGCTCAGGACTGTTGTACCCGCTGGAGCGGGGGTTCATCTATGTCCACAAGCCACCCGTGCACATCCGCTTCGATGAGATATCCTTTGTCAACTTTGCCCGTGGCACCACCACCACTCGCTCTTTTGACTTTGAAATTGAGACCAAGCAGGGCACTCAGTACACCTTCAGCAGCATTGAGAG GGAGGAGTATGGAAAGCTGTTTGATTTTGTCAATGCAAAAAAGCTCAACATCAAAAACCGAGGATTGAAAGAG GGCATGAACCCAAGCTACGACGACTATGCCGACTCTGATGAAGATCAGCACGATGCCTACTTGGAGAGGATGAAGGAGGAGGGCAAGATCCGGGAAGAGAATGCCAACGACAGCAGCGATGACTCGGGAGAGGAAACTG atgAGTCATTCAACCCAGGTGAAGAGGAGGAAGACGTGGCAGAGGA GTTTGACAGTAATGCCTCCGCCAGCTCCTCGAGTAATGAGGGTGACAGTGACCGGGACGAGAAGAAGCGGAAACAGCTCAAAAGGGCCAAGTTGGCCAAGGATCGCAAGAGCCGAAAGAAGCCCATGGAG ATGAAGAAGGGCAAAGACCCCAATGCCCCCAAGAGACCCATGTCTGCATACATGCTGTGGCTCAATGCCAGCAGAGAGAAGATAAAGTCAGACCATCCTGGCATCAGTATCACAGATCTCTCTAAGAAGGCAGGCGAGATCTGGAAGGGGATGTCCAAAGAGAAGAAAGAG GAGTGGGATCGGAAGGCTGAGGATGCCAGGAGGGAATACGAAAAAGCTATGAAAGAATATGAGGGAGGCCGAGGCGAGTCTTCTAAGAG GGATAagtcaaagaagaagaagaaagtaaaAGTAAAGATGGAAAAGAAATCTACACCCTCTAGGGGCTCATCATCCAAGTCAGCATCAAGGCAGCTAAGCGAGAGTTTCAAGAGCAAAGAATTTGTGTCCAGTGATGAGAGCTCTTCTGGAGAGAACAAGAGCAAAAAGAAGAGGCGGCGGAGCGAG GATTCTGAAGAAGAAGAACTGGCCAGTACTCCTCCCAGCTCAGAGGACTCAGCATCAGGCTCCGATGAGTAG